A section of the bacterium genome encodes:
- a CDS encoding T9SS type A sorting domain-containing protein: MIRKKLFLFIIGLIVLFPSIMESAVVYLEWQIGIRIAPTTTITASATITPTLSNTATVTLTPTITQTVTITQTATVTPTGVPVQLWHEEFLYSDDDPPSIPGSQPPEWCDESEDANHHTEFVYSETDGLAVISVKTGESWGKVVSWHREINVDLYPYLQVSVPQINAGRLRVGVFRQPWEEHLAFWIESPGIYHYDIRELTGWNGIQSQAGVEIVIEGVNASVVVDTILISGYVLPTALLTLTPTATPTPTAISQSTTQLDTATVTLTPTSYVSKGAVLPYPNPARGKVNFAYTISGAGKVVIDIYKLTGERVANITEHVNGGTGQTLSTAWNAVDVAPGIYFCRIVITDASGKVVLDQKKKVALIK, encoded by the coding sequence ATGATAAGGAAAAAATTATTCCTGTTCATCATCGGATTGATAGTGCTTTTTCCTTCCATTATGGAGAGTGCAGTTGTTTACCTTGAATGGCAGATTGGCATTCGCATTGCACCCACCACCACCATTACAGCTTCGGCAACGATAACACCGACCCTGTCCAATACTGCAACGGTGACGCTGACACCTACCATTACGCAAACAGTGACGATCACACAAACCGCTACCGTTACACCTACGGGTGTGCCTGTGCAATTATGGCATGAAGAATTTTTATATTCTGATGATGATCCGCCATCTATTCCTGGAAGCCAACCACCTGAATGGTGCGATGAAAGTGAGGATGCCAATCACCATACTGAATTTGTCTATTCCGAAACCGATGGTTTGGCGGTGATTTCAGTGAAAACAGGAGAATCATGGGGAAAAGTCGTATCCTGGCATCGGGAAATCAATGTAGATCTATATCCATATTTACAGGTCAGCGTACCACAAATCAATGCTGGTAGATTGCGTGTTGGTGTATTCCGGCAACCCTGGGAAGAGCATCTGGCATTCTGGATCGAAAGTCCGGGGATCTATCATTATGATATCCGTGAACTGACGGGTTGGAATGGCATTCAATCACAAGCCGGTGTAGAGATTGTGATTGAAGGTGTCAATGCATCAGTAGTGGTGGATACTATTTTGATATCCGGGTATGTCCTGCCCACAGCTCTATTGACTTTAACGCCAACCGCGACGCCAACCCCTACAGCCATATCTCAGAGTACCACCCAGTTGGATACTGCAACCGTAACACTGACCCCGACTTCTTATGTATCAAAGGGTGCGGTGTTGCCATATCCGAATCCGGCCCGCGGTAAGGTGAACTTTGCCTATACCATCAGCGGTGCAGGCAAAGTTGTCATTGATATCTACAAGCTCACAGGTGAGCGCGTGGCCAATATCACCGAGCACGTGAACGGCGGTACGGGTCAGACTTTGAGCACAGCCTGGAATGCGGTTGATGTGGCGCCGGGCATCTATTTCTGTCGCATTGTGATCACAGATGCAAGCGGCAAGGTAGTGCTGGATCAGAAGAAGAAGGTCGCGTTAATAAAATAA